Within Dictyostelium discoideum AX4 chromosome 4 chromosome, whole genome shotgun sequence, the genomic segment TCTTGAGTTTGAATACCATTTGGTCTATTTTCACCCATTATACAATTTACAAAACAATTTCCATTACCACCAACAATCATTTGATTCTCAATTAAAGGAATTGTTAAATCAACTGGTGAACTAACTGTAATTGTATTATCAATTGGAGGTTTGGGTGGgggtggaggtggtggtggtaattgtTGCAGTTGTTGTGttggttgtagttgttgaaaTTGCTGCTGTGtaggtgttgttgttgataaaatTGGTGGAGCAATCGTAGTTGTAGATACTGGAATTGGCATTGGTGGTGGAGTTGgtgttgataataaaattatagtattatttaatgatgagGATAAATTTGagctactattactattacttgATGAAATTGTAATCATTTCTTCCTCTGCATTTGGGTCGGCACTAAATTCCCAAATCTCTTGTCCAATTTCCATTTCCTCTTTTAATTCATTCTCAAACACCCAAAATCCTTTTGTTTTATTCATATTAAACATTACTGCTTTATATTTAGTTCCAATCGTTGTTTCTTGATTTgatagattattattattattattatttacattttctttttcttttttactttttgCACTACCTGTAGtagttgctgttgctgttgttgttgatgatgatgatgatgatgatgatgatgatgatgatgatgatgatgatgatgaaacaGGAGTagaagtagtagtagtagtagatGAGGTGGTTATAGTTTGTTGGATTTTTACGTCAGTATTTAAATCCATTGAATCATTTGCTGAACctaataaatctaaatccAAACCAGCGGTAAAATCTACCATACTACTATCAataccattatttaattctgtGAAACTTATTTCCATATTCTCTAAAgggttgatattgttgttattattgttattgttgctattattattatttacaggtGAAGAATTGGAAGATTGATTAATCATTGAAACTGGTACTTGAGCATTATTATCCcattctaaaattttaacttCAAACCATTTACCAACTGGACAAGTTTCAGGAtttgtataaaaataaaataaagctGAACCAACTGGATATTTTACATTTGGTGGTGTTTCAGGTAAAACTTTATTCTTACTTGGTTTTGGTTGATTTTTTGGTGTCCTATTAGTTTCATTAGCAATACGTGAGAATCTAAATGACCTTTTACTTGCGGTTCtagatttctttttaactCTAACGTCATCATCACCGCTACCACTGCCACCAACATTACCATTCGAAGAAGATAATGATGACTGAAATCTTTTACCATTAGAACCATCCTTTAaactattaccaccaccattattattattattactatttacatTTTGTTCTGGTTTACTAattattatatctttttccATCTCTGGTAACATAATTCTAGATTTAGTTTCACCATCACCTGATACACCAAAAAATGGTGCTAATAAAGTTACACGAACATcataataaaagtttttaatttgagTTGGTGATTTTGTACCACACATTAATGTTGAAACCATTTGCCAATCTCTACCATATGCACAAAATAATTCTCTAAATAATAACTTTTCTTCTTCATGCCAAATAGTTGGTTGAAAATGTTTTTGAACATTTGGATTCATTGAGAatctttttgatttctttgcattgttattattattatttattgagttatttgaaattacatTTGATCCACTACTAATTggtgaaaaaattattgattgtGATGATTGTGATGATATTGGtgaatttattgataaagatgatgatgattgtatATTCATAATATCATCCAATTCAATATTTGCACTTGGTATCACTGTTGGTAATAAATTACTAAATACACTTATATGATTACTAAATATACTTGGTTGATTTATTGattctgttgttgttgttgttgttgttgctattgttgttgttggtgttggtgttggtattattgttggtgttgatattgatgttgatgtatTAATAACACCACTATtgatattactattattacttcCAGCTTCACCGCTTCCAGTGATACCACTTGTAATCGTACTAAATTCAATTGACatttcatcaccattattattattattattattattattattattattattattattattattattattattattattattattattattattattattattattattattattattattattattattattattattattattattattattattattatttatattaatgtttgtaacattttcattattcgctattaaattatttccattatttgatattattgaaaTGTTGTTTGAAACATCATCCGTTGTTGAAATTggtgttattgttattgttgagGTTTTGTCCATTATTGGCGCTATTGATGTTATCATAGTTGCATCTATGTTTTTATTagttaaactattattattatgtttattattagCATTAAAAGATGGTGATACAGGTGAAAGTAAAGGTGATAAAGGTGATAGAGGTGATAGAGGTGGTACTGAGCAAGAGTTTGGTAATGATACCAAATCCAATAAACCAGGTGACATTGGTGATGCAATTGGTAAGCCAAGTGGTGAAAATGGTGctaaaaatgataaactaTGAAAATGTGGCTCAGGATATATATGAGCTGTATGTGATGATATTAAACTTGAAAATgcttgattattattattattattattgatattaatattattattattattattattattattattattattattattattattattattattattattattattattattttgtgtttgttgctgttgtggATGCTGTTGtggatgttgttgttgttgttgctgttgctgttgttgtggtaTTTGTTGTTCTCTCTGTATTTTAACTGATGTTAAAATTGGTGTTTCTGAATCTGATCCATCATCATTATAAATTactttattatcttttttatttgaagttatatttttgtttgtagttttactattattagcactatttatattattactagcAGGAATTGTACTatttatactattattattattattattattactgttactattattgggTTTAGTTGTTTGAGATGTGAATGAAGGGAATTCAATATCTGAATCACAATCAGAAATGTTAACATCTAAATCCATATCAGAGCTATCTGATGAATCGTATTCTGATTCTGTGGATTTTTTAGAGTTTATAATTGATCTACTCTGTGGTagctttttattattatttttatttgatggtgatttacttttatttgatgatgattttttactattacttttatttgaaGATGATTTATGATCATTTTCATCCTCCGCTATAACAAAACCTTCactattttcttcattttttgatttttttgattttttagatttactGCTGCtgctaccactactactactactgctAATACTACTGCtaatactactaccactattatttttactattttttacattgccactattaatattatttacattttcttGTTCATTTATTGTTGTATTCTCATCTTTTGATTTCCTCTTTTTTGGTGATGCCGTACCActtaaaatatttgttgatgatgttgacgATGATAAATTTACTGGTAATGATGCTGGTAATGTGGTTGTCGGTATTGTTGGTGCTGATGCTGTTAATCTCTTTCTTTCCTCTGAAATACCACcatcgttattattattgttattgctattattaacTGTTCCACTACTAGATGCTATAATTGAcctattattagtattatcaATTGAGTAATTTGGTAATGTTGTTATATCAATTCCACTTAACAATGACCTAAATCCATCATCAAGttctaataatgataaaaaaatggaaaaaaaaatattagctTTATAGGGAAacattttggaaaaaaaaaaaaaaaaaaaaaaatttgggtTTTTCTCccaattataatattaccaTCTTGtatttcatcaaataatgatgCTGTATCTTGTGCTAATGATTCTGATTGTAGTctatattttctatttttttttttatttttttttttaagtttgaGATTAGTATTtcttaattctttttttttttttttttttttttttaatattaatttacctTTGTTCTTCTGTTTCAAAATTGTTTGAAGTATTCATTGTTAAAGTTGGTGgagttattgttgttgataa encodes:
- the mybU gene encoding myb domain-containing protein; protein product: MKTKAHNEDEDEEIDIMNNSDGDSDDDQPSKSSSKVSQSSSKNKRKTSSSKSTNSTIEESIPQTIPAPLSTTITPPTLTMNTSNNFETEEQRKYRLQSESLAQDTASLFDEIQDELDDGFRSLLSGIDITTLPNYSIDNTNNRSIIASSSGTVNNSNNNNNNDGGISEERKRLTASAPTIPTTTLPASLPVNLSSSTSSTNILSGTASPKKRKSKDENTTINEQENVNNINSGNVKNSKNNSGSSISSSISSSSSSGSSSSKSKKSKKSKNEENSEGFVIAEDENDHKSSSNKSNSKKSSSNKSKSPSNKNNNKKLPQSRSIINSKKSTESEYDSSDSSDMDLDVNISDCDSDIEFPSFTSQTTKPNNSNSNNNNNNNSINSTIPASNNINSANNSKTTNKNITSNKKDNKVIYNDDGSDSETPILTSVKIQREQQIPQQQQQQQQQQHPQQHPQQQQTQNNNNNNNNNNNNNNNNNNNNNNNNNININNNNNNNQAFSSLISSHTAHIYPEPHFHSLSFLAPFSPLGLPIASPMSPGLLDLVSLPNSCSVPPLSPLSPLSPLLSPVSPSFNANNKHNNNSLTNKNIDATMITSIAPIMDKTSTITITPISTTDDVSNNISIISNNGNNLIANNENVTNININNNNNNNNNNNNNNNNNNNNNNNNNNNNNNNNNNNNNNNNNNNNNNNNNNGDEMSIEFSTITSGITGSGEAGSNNSNINSGVINTSTSISTPTIIPTPTPTTTIATTTTTTTESINQPSIFSNHISVFSNLLPTVIPSANIELDDIMNIQSSSSLSINSPISSQSSQSIIFSPISSGSNVISNNSINNNNNNAKKSKRFSMNPNVQKHFQPTIWHEEEKLLFRELFCAYGRDWQMVSTLMCGTKSPTQIKNFYYDVRVTLLAPFFGVSGDGETKSRIMLPEMEKDIIISKPEQNVNSNNNNNGGGNSLKDGSNGKRFQSSLSSSNGNVGGSGSGDDDVRVKKKSRTASKRSFRFSRIANETNRTPKNQPKPSKNKVLPETPPNVKYPVGSALFYFYTNPETCPVGKWFEVKILEWDNNAQVPVSMINQSSNSSPVNNNNSNNNNNNNNINPLENMEISFTELNNGIDSSMVDFTAGLDLDLLGSANDSMDLNTDVKIQQTITTSSTTTTTSTPVSSSSSSSSSSSSSSSSSSTTTATATTTGSAKSKKEKENVNNNNNNNLSNQETTIGTKYKAVMFNMNKTKGFWVFENELKEEMEIGQEIWEFSADPNAEEEMITISSSNSNSSSNLSSSLNNTIILLSTPTPPPMPIPVSTTTIAPPILSTTTPTQQQFQQLQPTQQLQQLPPPPPPPPKPPIDNTITVSSPVDLTIPLIENQMIVGGNGNCFVNCIMGENRPNGIQTQDLVIKLVESLYVTTDKFKIQQYLEQKLENTTAPNTKFPYYPFPSSTTTNSATSTPTSTPTSTPSTSASTLTPTSTPTSTPVPAPTSLSTPTLTSPVLETTTIIPSDNKEKDIKDGIYSISNIISSELLEIPTFSIEFISSGSLSIVSKQKCFFEAISNSFEEREIVSINFNSIFNTYQFISNINDKAFIIQLFDNILKASDISVQKIIGDKPPPATITPILPPKTEVTQTTPPSSSSSSSSSSSSSSSSSSSSTTKNNSTTIVNNTDSTKFVDVKKEQLTTVPIVKQESNSPSKTLPPSNSPSKTLPLSNSPSKTLLPSNSSIPNKSTPSPIPKPTTSSTTYPVTTSNPSSKPQTPIPTSNKSPAKSNTTTTPATTTSNTSITPTPKPLTQTTTSTSNPNNLTQPTTSNSNPNNLTQPTNTTLKPSLPNQNTTTTITTTKPMVSAPTNSTNQNTIPNATTKPPPVVNKLPANPPLKLTPPPNSKIPAILATTTASRAPAPPIPNGGLVPNLIIKPASSSSIIKQPAGNISTPSATNFKPNPTPNAKPLAGNTSIPSTTYKQPATGVSNTSTITQATTTVPGTTTTTNPNGSIPPKPSNGLAVPSKTTTTIVNGQTVVTTTPINPNLSKPKIIMINGQKLYACTCCLSKNPPGTVIPPQYISKPVSKLSTTTSTVGGKPVANNMTTTTTSSTSTTMTTPTSTNTTTNGTPQQSTKSMINNGLTPGSNYKTAAIIHPKPLSGIPGGNTLSGKSPTPLTIKPPSGLIPGKMPPSLSSSSANPISITNNTTSLSQQSNTTNTMPSTVSLSSGSTSINSNSSNSKSLRSPKSSDNDGKESKKERKEKNLDKESGKSDRETKSEKNENRKKDKNHDKDSKSDKNHDKSDKNNNDKFDSNKNDNGAIVTSPFNLLFNPDKSPIPYKLFIGKRELLLECRRLLRIQCSRISELNKQNIESGKDTTEVISKMKDLISELSSFKFLLLDIASERYKLYKKSIGIYDF